The nucleotide sequence GCCGGAACCGGTACCGCCGATAATGCCTACGGTTTCTCCCTGATTTACGGAAAAATCAATATCAGACAGGCTTTCTGCCCCGGCCTTTTCATAAGTCAGTCCCACATGGGAAAACTGTACTGCCGGCGGATTTCCCTGCTTCCCGGAATTCCTTTCCTTTCCGGATTCTGAAAATGACTGGCCATCCGTTTTTTCCCTCCGGGAAGAAAGCTCCTGCCCGGATACCGGCATGGTGCTCTGAATTTCCAGAACGGATTCCACACGGTTGCCACAGGCTACAGCCTTTGTGATGGTCACAATCAGGTTGGCCAGCTTAATCAGCTCCACCAGAATCTGAGACATATAGTTGACCAGCGCCACCACTTCTCCCTGGGTAAGGGTTCCTGCATCCACCTGCAATGCTCCCGTATACAGCAGAAAAATCGTTGCACCGTTGATGATAACATAGGTGACGGGGTTCAGAAAAGCACTGATTCTGCCCACATGATTCTGCATGGCAGTAAGATTCTCCAGCCCTTCCTCAAACCTGCTCTTTTCTTCCTCTTCTTTATGAAATGCCCGGATTACCCTTGCGCCCGTAAGATTTTCACGGGTAATACCGAGAACTCTGTCCAGACGCTCCTGCACCTTCCGGTACAGAGGAATGCTGACCGCCATTACGCCAAATACCACCAGAGACAGCAGGGGAATGGTCACCACAAAAATCAGCGCCGCCTTCACATCAATGGTAAAGGCCATAACCATGGCGCCAAACACAATAAAAGGCGAACGCAGAAAGAGACGCAGCACCATATTGACTCCGGACTGTACCTGATTGATGTCACTGGTCATCCGGGTAATCAGCGTTGCTGTTCCCACCTGGTCAATTTCGGAAAAAGAAAATGTCTGAATATGAGAAAACAGGCTGTGACGCACCCTGGCGCCGAATCCTGCCGCTGCTTTTGCGGCAAAATACTGGGCTGTTACGGAGCACAGCAGCCCAATCAGGCCCAGGGCTACCATCACCAGACACATCTTTAAAATATAACTGCTGTCCCGCTCCGCAATTCCCACATCAATGATAGCGGTTACCACCAGCGGCACAATCAGTTCAAAGGAGGCCTCCAGCATTTTAAACAGGGGGGCCAGAATACTTTCTTTTTTATAATCTTTCAGATATATCAGTAATTTCTTCATGGGGATTCCTCTTTTATCTCTTTTTCAGTTCCTGTTTCCAGTTTTTTTGCTTTTCTATTATAATACCAATAAATGTAATTGACAATCCCATATCTTTATCTTATACTTTTTGAACTCATACGACCCGATTTAAAAAGCAGGCTTGCAGATATTTTTCTCACAATTGGCAATTCTCATACCTTTCATCTGGAAGCTCAGATGACACAGGATAACCAGATTTTTTTACGTGTCTTTGAATACGGTTTCTATTATGCCATGTCTGCTCAGGAAACACCTGACTGTCTGAACTTCCCGGAACCTGTTATCATTTATCTGAACCATCAGGAACCTCTTCCGGAGGAAAGTATTCTCCATATTTCTTTTGGCAGTCAGGGGACCTTTGACTACCGAATCCGCA is from Lachnospiraceae bacterium JLR.KK002 and encodes:
- a CDS encoding ABC transporter ATP-binding protein gives rise to the protein MKKLLIYLKDYKKESILAPLFKMLEASFELIVPLVVTAIIDVGIAERDSSYILKMCLVMVALGLIGLLCSVTAQYFAAKAAAGFGARVRHSLFSHIQTFSFSEIDQVGTATLITRMTSDINQVQSGVNMVLRLFLRSPFIVFGAMVMAFTIDVKAALIFVVTIPLLSLVVFGVMAVSIPLYRKVQERLDRVLGITRENLTGARVIRAFHKEEEEKSRFEEGLENLTAMQNHVGRISAFLNPVTYVIINGATIFLLYTGALQVDAGTLTQGEVVALVNYMSQILVELIKLANLIVTITKAVACGNRVESVLEIQSTMPVSGQELSSRREKTDGQSFSESGKERNSGKQGNPPAVQFSHVGLTYEKAGAESLSDIDFSVNQGETVGIIGGTGSGKTSLVHLIPRFYDATRGEVLINGRNVKEYSLEELRQKVGIVMQKAVLFKGTIRENLCWGKEDATEEELAEALGIAQAKEVVEGKDGRLDALVEQGGKNFSGGQRQRLTIARALVRKPEILILDDSASALDYATDARLRKSIREMEGNPTVFLVSQRTSSIQHADKIIVLEDGEIAGMGTHENLLETCSVYREIYESQYKKQQEAAG